Proteins co-encoded in one Acinetobacter lwoffii genomic window:
- a CDS encoding DegT/DnrJ/EryC1/StrS family aminotransferase, translating into MLNSAFEPWPSFTQAEADAVSKVLLSNKVNYWTGQECREFEKEFAQFAGTQHAVAVANGTVALDLALKALGVGAGDDVIVTSRTFLASASSIVTAGANPIFADVELDSQNISHRTIEAVITPNTKAIICVHLAGWMCDMDPIMQLAEEKGIFVIEDCAQAHGAMYKGKSAGSIGHIGAWSFCQDKIMTTGGEGGMVTTQDESLWKKMWSYKDHGKNFDSVYHTQHPPGFRWLHDSFGTNWRMMEMQAVIGRLQLKQMPEWTVKRNAHMARIQAVFENSSYFTVPQPSTDYVHAAYKCYVQVNVDALPEGWSRDRIMAEISAQAVPCFSGSCSEVYLEKAFEGTPWRPETRLANAKALGESSLMFLVHPTLSEQSLQKTVDAIQSVITQIQTENSV; encoded by the coding sequence ATGTTAAACAGTGCATTTGAGCCTTGGCCAAGCTTTACCCAAGCAGAAGCCGATGCGGTGTCAAAAGTCCTTTTGTCCAATAAAGTCAATTATTGGACAGGTCAGGAATGCCGTGAATTTGAAAAGGAATTTGCACAGTTTGCAGGAACCCAACATGCCGTTGCTGTAGCCAATGGTACTGTGGCACTGGATTTAGCCCTGAAAGCTTTAGGTGTTGGTGCGGGCGATGATGTGATTGTCACTTCACGTACTTTCTTGGCTTCAGCAAGCTCGATTGTAACTGCAGGTGCCAATCCTATTTTTGCTGATGTGGAACTCGATTCGCAAAATATCTCACACCGTACTATTGAAGCAGTGATTACGCCGAATACCAAAGCGATTATTTGTGTGCATTTGGCAGGTTGGATGTGTGATATGGATCCGATCATGCAATTGGCTGAGGAAAAAGGCATCTTCGTGATTGAAGATTGTGCTCAAGCGCATGGGGCAATGTATAAAGGCAAATCGGCAGGTTCAATTGGGCATATTGGTGCTTGGTCATTTTGCCAAGATAAGATTATGACCACAGGTGGTGAAGGGGGCATGGTCACCACCCAAGATGAAAGTCTTTGGAAAAAAATGTGGTCGTATAAAGATCACGGCAAAAACTTTGATAGCGTGTATCACACACAACATCCACCGGGTTTTCGTTGGTTACACGATTCATTTGGCACCAATTGGCGCATGATGGAAATGCAAGCGGTGATTGGCCGATTGCAATTGAAACAAATGCCCGAATGGACAGTAAAACGCAATGCCCATATGGCACGTATCCAAGCAGTCTTTGAAAATAGCTCTTATTTTACTGTTCCTCAACCATCGACTGATTATGTACATGCTGCTTATAAATGCTATGTACAGGTCAATGTTGATGCCTTACCTGAGGGTTGGTCACGTGATCGCATCATGGCAGAAATCAGTGCGCAAGCCGTGCCTTGCTTTAGTGGCTCATGCTCAGAAGTGTATTTAGAAAAAGCTTTTGAGGGTACACCGTGGCGTCCAGAGACACGTTTAGCCAATGCAAAAGCCCTAGGTGAAAGTAGTCTGATGTTCTTGGTGCATCCGACTTTATCTGAGCAAAGCCTGCAAAAAACTGTCGATGCGATTCAAAGCGTGATTACGCAGATTCAAACTGAAAACAGCGTATAA
- a CDS encoding serine O-acetyltransferase, whose amino-acid sequence MILKYIKSDLYRYTGKISFQLFLKNYLFNRGFNFSFWLRLASSKSFWAKFAYPVYYYKKKKYGIDIHITTQIGYGLYIGHGGPLVVNPSTIIGNNVNLSQFTTIGANGGRQAAEIGDNVYIGPQVCIIDHVKIGANATIGAGSVVTKDIPEGATAAGNYAKVLNMNNPGGLVNRRWTNL is encoded by the coding sequence ATGATTTTGAAATATATCAAAAGTGACTTGTATCGATATACGGGCAAAATCAGCTTTCAACTATTTTTAAAAAACTATTTATTTAATCGTGGTTTTAACTTTTCATTTTGGTTGCGTTTAGCCAGTTCTAAATCGTTCTGGGCAAAATTTGCCTATCCCGTTTATTATTACAAAAAGAAGAAATATGGAATCGATATTCATATTACGACCCAGATCGGCTATGGCTTATATATCGGTCATGGCGGACCACTGGTTGTAAATCCTTCCACGATCATTGGGAATAATGTGAATTTATCGCAATTTACCACTATTGGGGCAAATGGTGGTCGTCAGGCTGCTGAAATTGGAGATAACGTTTATATTGGGCCACAGGTCTGTATTATTGACCATGTTAAAATTGGTGCTAATGCAACGATTGGCGCGGGGAGTGTCGTCACCAAAGATATTCCTGAAGGGGCCACCGCAGCAGGTAATTATGCGAAAGTGTTGAATATGAATAATCCGGGCGGATTGGTGAATAGACGTTGGACAAATCTATAA
- a CDS encoding acetyltransferase — translation MTKLFAIYGASGCGRSLMPVARQQLTREKSMFEIVFIDDALTEFDVVNGHRAMNYSAFLNESASEKYVQIAIANSRVRQKIANRLELDGIQLWSICADNVILMDEVKIAEGSALSPFVTITSNIKIGKCFHANLYSYVEHDCVIGDFVTFAPGVKCNGNIHIHDHAYIGTGAMIKQGTPDQPLIIGKGAIIGMGAVVTKSVPAGVTVVGNPARIVMQK, via the coding sequence ATGACCAAACTCTTTGCGATTTATGGTGCTTCAGGTTGTGGGCGCAGTTTGATGCCTGTTGCACGTCAGCAATTGACGCGTGAAAAAAGTATGTTTGAAATTGTCTTTATTGATGATGCTTTAACAGAGTTTGATGTGGTAAATGGTCATCGTGCCATGAATTACTCAGCATTTTTAAATGAATCAGCCTCTGAAAAATACGTGCAAATTGCGATTGCCAATAGTCGTGTACGACAAAAAATAGCGAATCGTTTAGAACTCGATGGGATTCAGCTTTGGTCGATCTGCGCGGATAATGTGATTTTAATGGATGAGGTAAAAATCGCAGAAGGTTCGGCTTTAAGTCCATTTGTTACGATTACCTCGAATATTAAAATCGGTAAATGCTTTCACGCCAATTTATATAGCTATGTGGAGCATGATTGTGTGATTGGGGATTTCGTTACCTTTGCACCAGGCGTAAAATGCAACGGCAATATTCATATTCACGACCACGCCTATATTGGCACAGGTGCCATGATTAAGCAGGGCACACCTGATCAGCCTTTAATCATTGGCAAAGGTGCGATTATCGGGATGGGCGCCGTGGTCACCAAAAGTGTGCCTGCAGGCGTTACTGTGGTTGGGAATCCTGCCCGTATTGTGATGCAAAAATAG
- a CDS encoding acyltransferase has product MFFKLLKLMNWFTAQCRQQFYNMAFSTKFRYFGKGCTVDISGQVKIGNNVYIGDHVSMIVERGAFLEIADNSFIGENCYIKCFGGKVVIGKDVSINSKSYINGCGGVTIGNNTRIGTQSIIIASNHKFGEPDLLVKDAITKLGVSLGENIWLGARVTVLDGVSIPSNSVIGACSLVSKPLDDAGVYVGSPVKKIKAL; this is encoded by the coding sequence ATGTTTTTTAAACTATTAAAACTGATGAATTGGTTCACTGCACAATGTCGTCAGCAATTTTATAACATGGCATTTAGCACCAAATTTCGCTATTTCGGCAAAGGTTGTACGGTCGATATTAGCGGACAGGTCAAGATCGGCAACAATGTCTATATTGGTGATCATGTCAGTATGATCGTTGAAAGAGGCGCATTCTTAGAAATTGCCGATAATAGTTTTATTGGTGAAAACTGCTATATCAAATGCTTTGGTGGCAAGGTTGTCATTGGCAAAGATGTCAGTATTAATTCCAAGTCGTATATCAATGGCTGTGGCGGTGTCACAATTGGTAATAACACCCGTATTGGTACGCAAAGCATCATCATTGCGAGTAATCATAAGTTTGGTGAGCCTGATCTTTTGGTCAAAGATGCGATTACCAAACTCGGTGTCAGTTTAGGTGAAAACATTTGGCTTGGCGCACGAGTGACAGTTTTGGATGGTGTTAGCATTCCAAGCAATAGTGTGATTGGTGCCTGTAGTTTAGTGTCTAAACCATTGGATGATGCTGGGGTGTATGTCGGTAGTCCAGTCAAAAAAATTAAAGCACTTTAA
- a CDS encoding oligosaccharide flippase family protein gives MTFIALPVLTRLYSVADFGTYGIALAIVSVLSTVANLRLDQALLVAEQQDKKSLMFEGAVFSTAIAIISGIVISFILNVEMAFAVATGVLANTLIQSLYNYQFAAHKEYFCAGLNIFRSAIVVLVQLSLPLVMQISLVNSYNVSSIIMIVAVLIYVLKHQLYQVSWQAFKNYKDFIYANTPHALLNSFSHNLPYYVVSHFVGVQAMGFYGIVERTLRVPINLISQTLRQFFIRKFKSTESNQNALKASVLLSIVSLPLFAIFFILPESVYLWVFGSEWVGISAYFQILALGYWAIFCNPPSSAFLIAKRNSQVLFKLQIVELIIKFALFAGLYVLFDDKIYMLLAVPVALIIYNFAILFVVWRNKN, from the coding sequence ATGACATTTATCGCACTTCCTGTTTTAACACGCCTATATTCGGTTGCGGACTTTGGTACTTATGGCATTGCTTTAGCGATTGTCAGTGTTTTATCGACGGTGGCGAATTTACGCCTTGATCAAGCCTTATTGGTGGCAGAACAACAGGATAAAAAAAGCCTGATGTTTGAAGGGGCGGTGTTCTCAACAGCTATCGCTATCATCAGTGGCATCGTCATTAGTTTTATTTTAAATGTTGAAATGGCTTTTGCTGTGGCGACTGGTGTGCTTGCCAATACGCTGATTCAAAGTCTGTATAACTATCAATTTGCCGCACACAAAGAATATTTTTGTGCAGGTTTAAATATTTTTAGAAGTGCAATCGTGGTGTTGGTTCAACTGTCTTTGCCACTTGTCATGCAGATTAGTTTGGTGAATAGCTATAACGTCAGTTCGATCATCATGATTGTGGCGGTGCTGATTTATGTATTGAAACATCAACTGTATCAAGTTAGTTGGCAGGCATTTAAAAATTACAAAGATTTCATCTATGCCAATACACCACATGCCTTGCTGAATAGTTTTTCACATAACTTGCCCTATTATGTGGTGTCGCATTTTGTCGGTGTGCAGGCGATGGGTTTTTATGGCATTGTCGAGCGGACTTTGCGTGTACCGATTAATCTGATTTCGCAAACTTTACGCCAATTCTTTATTCGCAAATTTAAAAGCACAGAATCCAATCAAAATGCCTTAAAAGCCAGTGTGCTTTTAAGCATCGTTTCACTGCCTTTATTTGCGATATTTTTTATTCTGCCTGAATCTGTTTATTTATGGGTTTTTGGCAGTGAATGGGTCGGCATCTCAGCATATTTTCAAATTCTAGCATTGGGCTATTGGGCGATTTTTTGTAATCCACCCAGCTCTGCTTTTTTAATTGCCAAGCGCAACAGCCAAGTGTTATTTAAATTGCAAATTGTGGAACTGATCATCAAGTTCGCATTATTTGCGGGACTATATGTTTTATTTGACGATAAAATTTATATGCTATTGGCAGTGCCTGTTGCACTGATCATCTATAACTTTGCCATTTTATTTGTGGTGTGGAGAAACAAAAACTGA
- a CDS encoding polysaccharide biosynthesis protein — MKDFIRSIASLPRRQKQVVLVTMDVCMLPLMMWLAYAIRLARPNVTVMQGLEAWFIYVAIFGVSVFAVLGIYRAIVRSFNEDYLLRISIGTFVQIVALYAIKKLDIAFIPMSIPLMYGFMLFSYMWWSRGVIRYATLKTFAKKQTRKRVAIYGAGLAGQQIAAALNRSDDYLPVCFIDDKKSLRGQSLSGLKIYSPKKAQKKLGKFGIEEVLLAMPSVGRARKKEIIESFEATDVKIMELPGVTQLVDGKVKVSDIREVDIIDLLGRDPVPPKPELLEKNIKNKVVMVTGAGGSIGSELCRQIVKHQPKMLVLFEMSEFALYSIDRELQSSGIEVIPVLGSVTNQQKLERILQQYAVQTVYHAAAYKHVPLVEANPFEGIYNTSIGTQRSVDAAVAQGVETFVLISTDKAVRPTNVMGASKRMAELYCQGLASTNPKTQISIVRFGNVLGSSGSVVPLFKKQIAQGGPVTVTHPEVTRYFMTIPEAAQLVIQAGAMGTGGDVFLLDMGESVKIVDLARQMIRLSSFRPVDEHGVGDIEIQFTGLRPGEKLYEELLIDQESIENTEHERILKSFENFYNFEEIDTVFLELNRSCDACNVSKIFDFMKKYVDGYNNKIYRK, encoded by the coding sequence ATGAAAGATTTTATTCGTTCCATTGCTTCCTTACCGCGCCGCCAAAAACAAGTGGTTTTGGTGACCATGGATGTGTGCATGCTGCCACTGATGATGTGGCTTGCCTATGCCATTCGTTTGGCACGTCCAAATGTCACGGTGATGCAAGGACTTGAGGCTTGGTTTATCTATGTTGCGATCTTTGGCGTATCGGTTTTTGCTGTGCTCGGGATTTACCGTGCCATCGTGCGCTCATTTAACGAAGATTATCTACTGCGCATTTCGATTGGCACATTCGTTCAAATTGTCGCTTTGTACGCCATTAAAAAATTAGATATTGCGTTTATTCCAATGAGTATTCCGCTCATGTATGGCTTTATGCTGTTTTCATACATGTGGTGGAGTCGTGGGGTCATTCGCTATGCGACCTTAAAAACTTTTGCGAAAAAACAAACCCGTAAACGTGTGGCAATTTATGGCGCAGGGCTTGCAGGACAACAAATTGCGGCGGCGTTAAACCGTTCCGATGATTATCTGCCGGTGTGCTTTATTGATGATAAAAAATCACTGCGTGGTCAATCTTTAAGTGGTTTAAAAATCTATTCACCGAAAAAAGCGCAAAAGAAACTCGGTAAATTTGGTATTGAAGAAGTCTTGCTTGCCATGCCATCGGTGGGTCGTGCCCGTAAAAAGGAAATTATTGAATCCTTTGAAGCTACTGATGTGAAAATCATGGAATTGCCAGGGGTGACTCAACTGGTCGATGGCAAGGTCAAAGTCTCTGATATTCGTGAAGTTGATATTATTGATTTACTTGGACGTGATCCTGTACCACCGAAGCCAGAACTCTTAGAAAAAAATATTAAAAATAAAGTGGTGATGGTGACTGGGGCAGGGGGATCGATTGGCTCTGAACTCTGCCGTCAGATTGTGAAACATCAACCTAAAATGCTGGTGTTGTTTGAAATGTCTGAATTTGCACTGTACTCGATAGATCGTGAACTACAATCTTCAGGCATTGAGGTTATTCCAGTTCTAGGCTCTGTCACCAATCAGCAAAAATTGGAACGTATATTGCAACAATATGCTGTGCAAACGGTGTATCACGCTGCGGCTTATAAGCATGTGCCATTGGTTGAAGCTAATCCTTTTGAAGGAATTTATAATACTTCGATTGGAACACAACGCAGTGTTGATGCCGCTGTCGCTCAAGGTGTGGAAACTTTTGTGCTCATTTCGACCGATAAAGCGGTCCGTCCAACCAATGTGATGGGTGCATCGAAACGCATGGCTGAATTGTATTGTCAGGGTTTAGCATCAACTAATCCAAAAACGCAAATTAGTATCGTGCGTTTTGGTAATGTACTAGGTTCATCGGGTTCAGTTGTACCACTCTTTAAAAAGCAAATTGCTCAAGGGGGGCCAGTGACGGTGACCCATCCTGAAGTGACTCGTTACTTTATGACTATTCCTGAAGCTGCGCAGTTGGTGATTCAAGCAGGTGCAATGGGCACAGGTGGAGATGTGTTTTTGCTTGATATGGGTGAGTCAGTGAAGATTGTAGACTTGGCACGACAAATGATTCGTCTGAGTAGCTTCCGACCTGTTGATGAGCATGGGGTGGGTGATATAGAGATTCAGTTTACAGGTCTAAGACCGGGTGAAAAACTGTATGAAGAGTTGTTGATTGATCAAGAGAGTATTGAAAATACAGAACATGAGCGTATTTTAAAATCTTTTGAGAATTTTTATAATTTTGAAGAAATTGATACGGTTTTTCTAGAGTTGAATCGATCTTGTGATGCCTGTAACGTTTCGAAAATATTTGATTTTATGAAAAAATATGTAGATGGTTATAATAATAAAATATATAGAAAATAA
- a CDS encoding glycosyltransferase has protein sequence MSKPLMVHVITNFAGVGGAEMMLARLIQFTEDQYQHVIISLMKTSEVYQTTLDRCQVHYALGWNGLNTLGTIQKLRGLLKQLQPKTVQCWMYHANALTSLSVIGLAKKTNVVWGIHHSLASPKDESISTKIALGLSKFLSKQPSSIIYCAHSSKQQHTDFGFENAHHQVIANGVFLDKFQPNEQLHQPTVIGFAGRYHTAKGYPYLFECMSLLKDENIIFKIAGSGASLDNVEVKALFEQYQLDPQKVHLLNQISDMSAFYQSIDAFLMTSITEGFPNVLVEAMASGLPCISTDVGDAKYIVQDLGSIVPPRNAQALAEAIMAYSQKSPAEKQALKQATRKRVEQNFSIATVSRQYIQVWSQQV, from the coding sequence ATGAGCAAACCGTTAATGGTGCATGTGATTACCAACTTTGCAGGTGTTGGCGGTGCCGAGATGATGTTGGCACGTTTGATTCAATTTACTGAAGATCAGTATCAGCATGTGATCATCAGTTTGATGAAAACTTCAGAGGTGTATCAAACTACCTTAGATCGTTGTCAGGTACATTATGCTTTGGGTTGGAATGGTCTAAATACCTTAGGTACGATTCAAAAACTGCGTGGTTTACTCAAACAATTACAACCAAAAACGGTGCAATGTTGGATGTATCACGCCAATGCACTTACGAGTTTAAGTGTTATTGGTTTGGCCAAAAAAACTAATGTGGTGTGGGGGATTCATCACTCATTGGCATCTCCAAAAGATGAATCGATCAGCACCAAAATTGCACTCGGTTTAAGTAAATTTTTATCGAAACAACCGAGTAGCATTATTTACTGTGCCCATTCATCTAAACAGCAACATACTGATTTTGGTTTTGAAAATGCCCATCATCAGGTGATTGCCAATGGGGTATTTCTCGATAAATTTCAGCCGAATGAGCAGTTGCACCAACCGACCGTGATTGGTTTTGCAGGACGTTATCACACGGCTAAAGGTTACCCGTATTTGTTTGAATGCATGAGCTTACTGAAAGATGAAAACATCATTTTTAAAATCGCAGGGAGCGGTGCGAGCTTAGACAATGTGGAAGTCAAAGCCCTGTTTGAGCAGTATCAACTAGACCCTCAAAAAGTTCATTTACTCAATCAAATTTCAGATATGTCTGCCTTTTATCAATCGATTGATGCATTTTTAATGACTTCAATTACCGAAGGTTTCCCGAATGTGTTGGTCGAAGCCATGGCATCAGGTTTACCGTGTATCAGTACTGATGTCGGTGATGCCAAATATATTGTGCAGGATTTAGGCAGTATTGTTCCACCACGTAATGCCCAAGCTTTGGCAGAGGCGATTATGGCTTATTCACAAAAGTCACCAGCAGAAAAACAAGCCTTAAAACAAGCGACCCGTAAACGAGTTGAGCAGAATTTCAGTATTGCAACCGTCAGTCGTCAATATATTCAGGTGTGGAGCCAACAGGTATGA
- a CDS encoding acyltransferase, translating to MAFLVSAFRQLFDLAYFVTKGSVAYARKKGVKLGENCRIYIKNWGSEPFLVTIGDHVTVTSGVKFITHDGSTCLVKDEHGKRYQRFAPIQVGSHVFIGVNSIIMPGVNIGSNVVIGAGSLVTKDIPDHSVAIGVPAKVVSNFADYQAKIQTTCASDSDLVGITDYHERVERAMAIQSSKNSH from the coding sequence ATGGCATTTCTTGTTTCTGCTTTTCGACAGCTGTTTGATTTGGCTTATTTTGTGACCAAAGGCAGTGTGGCATATGCACGTAAAAAGGGTGTCAAATTGGGTGAAAATTGCCGAATCTATATTAAAAATTGGGGCTCAGAACCGTTTTTAGTCACTATTGGCGATCATGTCACGGTCACCTCAGGCGTGAAGTTTATCACCCATGATGGCAGTACCTGTTTGGTTAAAGATGAGCACGGTAAACGCTATCAACGCTTTGCGCCGATTCAGGTTGGTTCGCATGTGTTTATTGGTGTAAATAGCATTATTATGCCGGGTGTCAACATTGGCTCGAATGTGGTGATTGGCGCAGGTTCATTGGTGACCAAAGACATTCCTGATCATAGTGTGGCGATTGGTGTACCGGCCAAAGTGGTCTCGAACTTTGCCGATTATCAAGCCAAAATTCAAACTACTTGCGCCAGTGATAGTGATTTGGTTGGCATCACGGATTACCATGAGCGTGTAGAACGTGCCATGGCGATTCAATCCTCAAAAAACTCACATTAA
- a CDS encoding glycosyltransferase family 4 protein — MKFLMISSFLPSVLNFRGKLLEAISAHGYEIHIMTPEFANFPEEMQKLQSLGYHLHEIPMQRTGTNPLADLKLLKNLYQQIRHIRPDYVLSYTIKPVIYGTLASWLAKVPHRFALITGLGYAFQNVESGKRSLFQKMVHGLYAQTLKHSDKVFFQNPDDLKLFQDMHLLEVNKPAVVVNGSGVNVQDFDVMDLPKNAEGQVKASFLLIARLLGDKGVREYAESARIIKAQYPEAEFHLIGWIDDNPSAISQAELDAWIADGRLKYWGKLSDVRLAIAESSVYVLPSYREGTPRTVLEAMAMGRAVITTDAPGCRETVSNGVNGYLVGVKSVDDLVQAMQYFIEDPKLIESMGQRSREIALNKYDVHQVNQHMLTEMQLISQP; from the coding sequence ATGAAATTTTTAATGATCAGTAGTTTTTTGCCGTCGGTATTGAATTTTCGGGGCAAATTATTAGAAGCGATTTCTGCTCATGGTTATGAAATTCATATCATGACACCTGAGTTTGCAAATTTTCCTGAAGAAATGCAAAAACTACAATCACTTGGCTATCACTTGCATGAAATTCCGATGCAACGTACCGGTACCAATCCACTGGCAGATTTAAAACTCCTCAAAAACCTGTATCAACAAATTCGTCACATTCGACCCGATTATGTGTTGTCGTATACCATTAAACCGGTGATTTATGGCACGCTCGCATCATGGTTGGCAAAAGTCCCACATCGTTTTGCTTTAATTACTGGTCTAGGCTATGCCTTTCAAAATGTCGAATCAGGCAAGCGTAGTCTGTTTCAGAAAATGGTACATGGCTTATATGCCCAAACTTTAAAACATAGCGACAAAGTGTTTTTTCAAAACCCTGACGATTTAAAACTGTTCCAAGACATGCATTTGCTTGAAGTCAACAAACCCGCTGTAGTGGTGAATGGTTCAGGTGTCAATGTACAAGACTTTGATGTGATGGATTTACCTAAAAATGCAGAAGGGCAGGTCAAAGCATCATTTTTACTCATTGCCCGATTATTGGGTGATAAGGGTGTACGTGAATATGCTGAATCGGCACGCATTATCAAAGCCCAATATCCAGAAGCGGAGTTTCATTTGATCGGTTGGATTGATGATAATCCCTCAGCCATTTCCCAGGCAGAACTCGATGCTTGGATTGCCGATGGTCGCTTAAAATATTGGGGTAAACTCAGTGATGTACGTCTAGCCATTGCGGAAAGTTCGGTGTATGTATTGCCATCTTATCGTGAAGGTACACCGCGTACGGTTTTAGAGGCCATGGCCATGGGACGTGCAGTGATTACCACCGATGCGCCGGGTTGTCGTGAAACGGTTTCGAATGGCGTGAATGGCTATCTCGTTGGGGTGAAATCGGTTGATGATCTGGTACAAGCCATGCAGTACTTTATTGAAGATCCAAAATTGATTGAGTCTATGGGGCAGCGTTCGCGGGAAATCGCTTTAAATAAATATGATGTACATCAGGTGAATCAGCATATGCTGACAGAGATGCAACTAATTTCTCAGCCATGA
- a CDS encoding sugar transferase translates to MLKRIIDITVASTALILLSPVYFAVAHKVRKNLGSPVLFRQVRPGLHGKPFEMIKFRTMKDALDAEGNPLPDSERLTPFGKILRATSLDEMPELWNVIKGDMSIVGPRPLLMEYLPLYNSEQAKRHNVRPGITGYAQVNGRNAISWEKKFELDTWYVENQSLWLDFKIMLKTIKKVIAKDDISAEGEATMSKFTGTPEQK, encoded by the coding sequence ATGTTAAAACGTATCATTGATATTACGGTTGCCTCAACCGCTTTAATCCTGTTATCACCGGTATATTTCGCTGTCGCTCACAAAGTGAGAAAGAATTTAGGTTCACCTGTGTTATTTCGTCAGGTACGTCCGGGTTTACACGGCAAGCCATTTGAGATGATCAAGTTCCGTACCATGAAGGATGCATTGGATGCTGAGGGTAATCCATTACCGGACAGTGAGCGTTTAACCCCATTTGGTAAAATACTGCGTGCCACCAGTTTGGATGAAATGCCTGAACTGTGGAATGTGATTAAAGGTGATATGAGTATTGTCGGTCCACGTCCATTACTGATGGAATATCTGCCTTTATATAATAGCGAGCAAGCCAAACGCCACAACGTGCGTCCGGGCATTACTGGTTATGCACAGGTGAATGGTCGTAATGCCATTTCATGGGAAAAGAAATTCGAGCTGGATACATGGTATGTGGAAAACCAGTCACTATGGCTCGATTTTAAAATTATGCTGAAAACAATAAAAAAAGTCATTGCCAAAGATGATATCAGTGCCGAAGGCGAGGCGACCATGAGCAAATTTACCGGCACACCGGAACAAAAATAA
- a CDS encoding glycosyltransferase — protein MLNKVMFFLPSLGGGGAERTVIQLANSFAEQGLNIHLGVCDLHGDKAKLLPEVSLKIELINFNCGRVMNSITPLKIKMKAEQYDCIVATQTHTNIVAGIAKKLAGVQTRLIFREVSTPSKNIKLQGIGKFVLKTLVNWTYPMAQQVVCVSKGVEADFREYYSYKSNNISTIYNPVLDDTYFEKLKAPVTHKFFNEANKVILAVGRLTEAKNFGFLIRSFKTLHDQHADTRLIILGEGELRTEFEALITELGLNDVVDLSGFDANPYAYFKYASLFVLSSNWEGLPGVLIQALASKVKVVSTDCPSGPMEILHSAKFGLLVECNDQVGLIQAMNQAIFADYIQYADADFDMHIQQFHKKTILKQYLKMMESAS, from the coding sequence ATGTTGAATAAAGTCATGTTCTTTTTGCCAAGCTTGGGCGGTGGCGGTGCAGAACGTACAGTCATTCAATTGGCCAATAGCTTTGCCGAACAAGGCCTGAATATACATTTGGGCGTGTGCGATCTGCATGGTGATAAAGCCAAACTGTTGCCTGAAGTCAGCCTTAAAATTGAGTTAATCAATTTTAATTGTGGTCGAGTGATGAATAGCATCACGCCATTAAAAATAAAAATGAAAGCCGAACAATATGATTGTATTGTTGCGACACAAACCCATACCAATATTGTCGCAGGCATTGCCAAAAAGTTGGCAGGCGTTCAAACACGGTTGATTTTCCGTGAAGTCTCTACGCCGTCGAAAAATATAAAATTACAGGGCATTGGCAAGTTTGTACTGAAAACTTTAGTGAACTGGACTTATCCGATGGCACAGCAAGTGGTTTGTGTGTCTAAGGGCGTGGAAGCAGATTTCCGAGAATATTACAGCTATAAATCCAATAATATCAGCACTATTTATAACCCAGTACTCGATGATACTTATTTTGAAAAACTCAAAGCACCTGTCACGCACAAATTTTTCAATGAAGCCAACAAAGTCATTTTAGCTGTCGGGCGTTTGACCGAAGCCAAGAACTTTGGTTTTTTGATTCGTTCATTTAAAACCTTACACGATCAGCATGCCGATACACGCCTGATTATTTTAGGCGAAGGTGAATTACGCACTGAGTTTGAAGCCTTAATTACGGAATTGGGTTTAAACGATGTGGTGGATTTATCAGGCTTTGATGCCAATCCTTATGCTTATTTTAAATATGCCTCGCTGTTTGTCTTAAGCTCGAATTGGGAAGGCTTGCCGGGTGTCCTGATTCAAGCCTTGGCATCTAAAGTGAAAGTCGTGAGTACCGATTGCCCAAGTGGTCCTATGGAAATCTTGCACAGCGCCAAGTTTGGTTTATTGGTCGAATGTAATGATCAAGTTGGTCTTATCCAAGCTATGAATCAAGCCATTTTTGCTGATTATATTCAATATGCAGATGCTGATTTCGACATGCATATTCAGCAGTTCCATAAAAAAACTATCCTGAAACAGTACTTAAAAATGATGGAGTCTGCATCATGA